A region from the Aegilops tauschii subsp. strangulata cultivar AL8/78 chromosome 5, Aet v6.0, whole genome shotgun sequence genome encodes:
- the LOC141022797 gene encoding uncharacterized protein has translation MSIRRLGALDFRGVRERRSGAFSSEIWFREKRLILGTFDTAEEAAKCARRGGVAPPEDIVDERQFYKQRRLERDARRRERAAYREDKRSRKQAAQLKLKLREMSGRDFEDEQHADAYIQTSEENIIESESESDE, from the exons ATGTCGATCCGCCGCCTGGGCGCTTTGGATTTTCGCGGAGTCCGCGAGCGccgctccggcgccttctcctcCGAGATCTGGTTTCGCGAGAAACGTCTCATCCTCGGCACCTTTGACACCgcagaggaggcggccaagtgcgcacgacgcggcggcgtggcgcctcctgAG GACATCGTCGACGAGCGCCAGTTCTACAAGCAAAGGAGGTTGGAGAGGGACGCGAGGAGGagggagcgagccgcctatcgggAGGACAAGCGTTCGCGGAAGCAGGCAGCTCAATTGAAACTGAAGCTACGAGAAATGTCAGGTCGGGACTTTGAAGACGAGCAGCATGCTGACGCCTACATTCAGACGTCGGAGGAGAACATTATCGAGTCGGAGTCAGAAAGCGACGAGTAG